Proteins encoded in a region of the Scyliorhinus canicula chromosome 2, sScyCan1.1, whole genome shotgun sequence genome:
- the LOC119962383 gene encoding pleckstrin homology domain-containing family D member 1-like produces MFSSKPSAILPSYFSEYTEADKLDISTKVQLHGVLWKRPFGRQSAKWSKRFFLIKDSFLLYYAENERKNFESNKYFNIHPKGISVQNGGRSCQSVASPEKEGLVIRQHLSQL; encoded by the exons ATGTTCAGTTCCAAACCGTCCGCTATCCTGCCTTCTTACTTCAGCGAGTACACCGAGGCAGACAAGCTGGATATTAGCACCAAGGTGCAGCTGCACGGGGTCCTGTGGAAGAGACCCTTTGGCAGACAGTCAGCCAAATGGTCCAAAAG ATTCTTTCTCATCAAGGACAGTTTTTTGCTCTATTATGCAGAAAACGAAAGAAAAAACTTTGAGAGCAACAAATACTTCAACATACACCCCAAG GGGATATCTGTTCAGAACGGAGGGAGGTCTTGCCAATCTGTTGCTTCACCTGAGAAAGAAGGACTTGTAAttcgacagcacctttcacaactctga